A region of Roseobacter litoralis Och 149 DNA encodes the following proteins:
- the dapD gene encoding 2,3,4,5-tetrahydropyridine-2,6-dicarboxylate N-succinyltransferase — MSNAELETAIEAAWEARDSITPATKGAQRDAIEATLAALDGGGLRVAERQSDGNWHVNQWAKKAVLLGFRIKDMEMQSGGAQGGGWWDKVDSKFAGWGEADWKDAGFRAVPNCVVRKSAYIAPGVVLLPSFVNLGAYVDEGTMVDTWATVGSCAQIGKNVHLSGGVGIGGVLEPMQAGPTIIEDNCFIGARSEVVEGCIVREGSVLGMGVFIGKSTKIVDRETGEFTYGEVPSGSVVVAGSMPSKNGVNLYCAVIVKKVDAQTRSKTSINELLRD; from the coding sequence ATGTCAAATGCTGAGCTGGAAACCGCGATCGAGGCCGCATGGGAGGCGCGCGACAGCATTACGCCCGCAACCAAAGGGGCCCAGCGCGACGCAATCGAAGCCACGCTTGCAGCGCTTGATGGCGGTGGTTTGCGCGTGGCTGAGCGCCAAAGCGATGGCAACTGGCATGTGAACCAATGGGCCAAGAAAGCCGTCTTGCTCGGGTTTCGGATCAAGGACATGGAGATGCAATCCGGTGGTGCGCAAGGCGGCGGCTGGTGGGACAAAGTGGACAGCAAATTCGCCGGTTGGGGTGAGGCAGATTGGAAAGACGCCGGTTTCCGCGCCGTGCCAAACTGTGTCGTGCGCAAATCAGCCTATATCGCGCCGGGCGTTGTCCTGTTGCCGTCCTTTGTGAACCTTGGTGCCTACGTGGACGAAGGCACGATGGTTGACACATGGGCCACCGTCGGCTCCTGCGCACAAATTGGCAAGAACGTGCACCTGTCGGGTGGCGTCGGCATTGGCGGTGTGCTTGAACCTATGCAGGCAGGCCCGACGATCATCGAAGACAACTGCTTCATCGGCGCGCGCTCCGAAGTTGTCGAAGGCTGCATCGTGCGCGAAGGCTCGGTTTTGGGGATGGGCGTTTTCATCGGCAAATCCACGAAAATTGTCGACCGTGAAACCGGCGAATTCACCTATGGCGAAGTCCCGTCAGGCTCTGTGGTTGTCGCGGGGTCCATGCCATCAAAAAACGGTGTGAACCTCTATTGTGCCGTAATCGTCAAAAAAGTGGATGCGCAAACACGGTCCAAAACATCCATCAATGAGTTGCTGCGCGACTGA
- a CDS encoding TIGR04282 family arsenosugar biosynthesis glycosyltransferase codes for MRRTLAIMLKEPRPGRVKTRLGHEIGMTNAAWWFRHQATALIRRLQDPRWDVVLMVSPDNEGLKSRVWPRGLRRVPQGKGDLGTRMKRALRGQGPGPVCVIGADIPGIERRHIARAFRALGHADAVLGPAYDGGYWLIGLKNARPARPQLFQSVRWSTEFALADTLRSLGDFSVAYVDKLQDVDTTADLRMTARGQRAT; via the coding sequence ATGAGACGCACCCTTGCGATCATGCTTAAGGAGCCGCGCCCCGGTCGGGTCAAGACCCGTTTGGGCCACGAGATCGGCATGACCAATGCGGCCTGGTGGTTTCGCCATCAGGCAACCGCGCTGATCCGGCGGCTGCAGGACCCACGCTGGGATGTCGTTCTGATGGTCTCCCCGGACAACGAAGGGCTAAAAAGCCGCGTCTGGCCCCGTGGTCTGCGCCGCGTCCCCCAAGGAAAGGGTGATCTGGGCACCCGCATGAAGCGCGCGTTGCGGGGGCAAGGACCCGGTCCGGTCTGCGTCATCGGTGCCGACATTCCGGGGATTGAGCGGCGTCATATTGCGCGGGCGTTCAGGGCGCTTGGCCATGCGGATGCGGTTCTGGGGCCTGCCTATGATGGCGGCTACTGGTTGATCGGTCTGAAGAATGCGCGCCCTGCCCGGCCGCAATTGTTTCAATCGGTGCGCTGGTCAACAGAATTTGCGCTGGCCGATACGTTACGCTCGCTCGGTGATTTTTCAGTGGCTTACGTAGATAAACTGCAGGATGTGGACACAACCGCTGATTTGCGCATGACGGCACGGGGGCAGCGTGCTACCTGA
- a CDS encoding glutathione S-transferase family protein: MIKLLTFPPAFGLFAASPFCVKAAYLLNMSGQKWEREDILDPRKMPYGKLPAIRAGDRLIADSDRIQAYLESEGADFNKGLSDLDKANARAFIRMSEEHLYFHLVLDRWADDAIWPKVRDVYFSQVPPGLRHVIAASVRRKTLSGLHAQGLGRLSQEERLARIEPDIDAITVRLRHSKFLFGDQPTAADASVAPMLAAATASPGVTPMGRMISGNEVLMTYIAGVEESCG, from the coding sequence ATGATCAAACTATTGACCTTTCCACCGGCGTTCGGGCTCTTTGCGGCGAGCCCGTTCTGCGTCAAAGCTGCCTATCTCTTGAATATGTCCGGCCAGAAATGGGAGCGTGAGGATATTCTGGACCCGCGCAAAATGCCCTACGGAAAGCTGCCTGCCATCCGCGCAGGGGACCGGTTGATTGCAGACAGCGACCGTATTCAGGCATACCTTGAAAGCGAGGGTGCGGATTTCAACAAAGGGTTATCGGACCTCGACAAGGCCAATGCCCGCGCCTTTATTCGCATGTCTGAGGAACATTTGTATTTCCATCTGGTGCTCGACCGATGGGCCGATGACGCCATTTGGCCCAAGGTGCGCGATGTCTATTTTTCGCAAGTCCCGCCCGGCCTGCGCCATGTCATCGCAGCCAGTGTGCGCAGAAAGACCCTGAGTGGGCTGCACGCACAGGGCCTCGGTCGGCTCAGCCAAGAGGAACGTTTGGCGAGAATAGAGCCTGATATAGATGCGATCACCGTGCGTTTACGGCACAGTAAATTCCTGTTTGGGGACCAGCCAACCGCCGCCGATGCCTCTGTCGCGCCCATGTTGGCGGCCGCAACCGCATCGCCGGGAGTAACGCCGATGGGCCGGATGATCTCAGGGAATGAGGTCTTGATGACGTATATCGCAGGGGTCGAGGAAAGCTGCGGTTAG
- a CDS encoding ABC transporter permease: MVALTPVSRTEPSFYVPVVAAFGAFAGLLVGTAQGSSLLGVIIGAALMGAVSFVLTKVIKNEKICVWGLVILLGITGFLMGGIPAGLIGAAFGWFFAWLSFWLYESRYRQHLVPYLTPGQVLWHYTFRVICGAILVFLITPILVVMPLSFNAQNFFTFTPEMLRFDPAGYSLKHYEDFFTNSDWQGALANSVKIAPAATLLSVTFGTLAAIGLSQPHVPFRRAIMAILISPMIVPLIISAAGMYFFYSRIGLQGTYMGVVLAHAALGIPFVIITVTATLVGFDNSLTRAAANMGANPVTTFFRVQMPLILPGVISGGLFAFITSFDEVVVVLFVGSAGQKTLPWQMFTGLREQISPTILAVATILVFISIALLTVVELLRRRSERLRGMSPA; this comes from the coding sequence ATGGTAGCCCTGACACCTGTATCCCGGACTGAACCGTCCTTTTATGTCCCGGTTGTGGCCGCGTTCGGTGCCTTTGCCGGCCTTTTGGTCGGCACGGCGCAGGGCAGTTCTCTGCTCGGCGTTATCATTGGCGCGGCGCTGATGGGTGCTGTTTCCTTTGTTCTGACCAAGGTTATCAAAAACGAAAAGATCTGTGTCTGGGGCCTTGTCATTCTGCTGGGTATAACCGGGTTCCTGATGGGCGGTATTCCGGCGGGTCTGATCGGGGCGGCATTCGGATGGTTTTTTGCCTGGCTGAGCTTTTGGCTCTACGAGTCGCGCTATCGTCAGCATCTCGTGCCCTACCTCACACCGGGGCAGGTCCTGTGGCATTACACCTTCCGTGTGATCTGCGGCGCGATCCTCGTGTTTCTCATCACGCCGATCCTTGTGGTCATGCCGCTGAGTTTCAACGCGCAGAACTTCTTTACCTTCACGCCTGAAATGCTGCGTTTTGATCCGGCGGGCTATTCGCTGAAACACTACGAGGATTTCTTTACCAATTCGGACTGGCAAGGTGCCTTGGCCAATTCGGTCAAGATCGCCCCGGCCGCGACATTGCTCTCGGTGACCTTCGGTACATTGGCGGCCATCGGCCTTAGCCAGCCGCATGTTCCGTTCCGCCGCGCCATCATGGCCATTCTCATTTCACCCATGATCGTGCCCCTGATTATTTCAGCTGCGGGTATGTACTTTTTCTACAGCCGCATCGGCCTGCAGGGCACCTATATGGGCGTTGTGCTCGCGCATGCGGCCTTGGGTATCCCCTTTGTCATCATCACGGTGACTGCAACGCTGGTGGGTTTTGACAACTCGCTGACGCGCGCTGCGGCCAATATGGGCGCGAACCCTGTCACAACATTCTTTCGGGTGCAGATGCCGCTTATTCTGCCGGGTGTCATATCGGGTGGCCTTTTCGCGTTTATCACCTCCTTTGACGAAGTGGTCGTGGTGTTGTTTGTCGGCTCTGCCGGTCAGAAAACGCTGCCCTGGCAAATGTTCACAGGTCTGCGCGAACAGATCAGCCCGACGATCCTCGCCGTGGCGACGATCCTCGTGTTTATCTCAATCGCCCTGCTGACAGTGGTGGAATTGCTGCGTCGGCGGTCTGAACGACTACGCGGGATGAGCCCCGCGTAG
- a CDS encoding lytic murein transglycosylase, whose product MKRMIFWSGMLGLVLGANGAFAQTSGQSLRPVVRPAVAPPLNIVDVAASGTAIEQVMRPKLRSDTIKGQAETALALATSAAGFDAWVSGFKQRATRQGIRSATLDPAFRGVTFDSDVIRRDRNQSEFTKTIWQYLASAASDRRIANGKAALAKHRTTLEAIERRYGVEKEVVVAVWGLESGYGAYRGSNDVIRSLSTLAYEGRRGAFFEEQLIAALKILQNGDTAPRNMTGSWAGAMGHTQFIPTSYLAYAVDFTGDGRRDIWSEDPTDALASTAAYLKNAGWKTGQPWGVEVQLPQGFDYAQANRSTKKTPGAWARLGVRDMSGRKVANHGRAAILLPAGAGGAAFMIFDNFAAIERYNAADAYVIGVGHLSDRIKGGGPIRSSWPTDERALTFAERKEIQQRLTRAGFNTQGVDGRIGPNTIDAIRAFQRNRGLVPDGYASSALLQKLR is encoded by the coding sequence ATGAAACGCATGATCTTTTGGTCGGGTATGCTTGGCTTGGTGTTGGGGGCAAATGGTGCTTTTGCCCAGACGTCCGGGCAATCCTTACGGCCCGTAGTGCGCCCGGCCGTTGCGCCGCCGCTAAACATAGTCGACGTAGCCGCGTCAGGCACCGCGATTGAGCAGGTGATGCGACCCAAACTGAGGTCGGATACCATCAAGGGCCAAGCCGAAACTGCTCTTGCGCTGGCCACTTCCGCCGCCGGGTTTGACGCTTGGGTATCAGGCTTCAAACAGCGCGCCACCCGGCAAGGGATCAGATCGGCAACGCTGGACCCGGCATTTCGCGGTGTGACGTTTGACAGTGATGTCATCCGGCGGGACAGAAATCAGTCGGAATTTACCAAGACGATTTGGCAGTATCTTGCAAGCGCGGCCTCGGATCGGCGCATCGCGAATGGCAAGGCGGCACTGGCAAAACATCGCACAACGCTGGAGGCGATTGAGCGGCGCTACGGGGTCGAAAAAGAAGTCGTCGTCGCGGTCTGGGGGCTGGAAAGCGGCTATGGCGCGTATCGTGGCTCAAATGATGTGATCCGCTCGCTGTCGACTTTGGCCTATGAAGGACGGCGCGGCGCGTTTTTCGAAGAGCAACTAATCGCGGCGCTGAAAATCCTGCAAAACGGGGACACGGCCCCGCGCAATATGACCGGCAGCTGGGCCGGGGCCATGGGGCATACGCAGTTTATTCCCACGTCTTACCTTGCCTATGCCGTTGATTTCACGGGCGATGGGCGGCGCGACATCTGGTCGGAGGATCCAACCGACGCGCTGGCTTCCACCGCAGCCTATCTGAAAAACGCAGGCTGGAAAACCGGCCAGCCCTGGGGCGTTGAAGTGCAACTGCCGCAAGGGTTTGACTATGCGCAGGCCAACCGGAGCACCAAGAAGACGCCCGGTGCATGGGCGCGCTTGGGTGTCAGAGACATGAGCGGTCGCAAAGTGGCCAATCACGGGCGCGCGGCCATTCTACTGCCTGCGGGTGCGGGGGGTGCAGCCTTCATGATCTTTGATAATTTCGCCGCCATCGAACGGTATAATGCCGCGGATGCCTATGTCATCGGGGTGGGCCATCTGAGCGACCGTATCAAAGGGGGCGGCCCGATCCGGTCAAGCTGGCCCACGGACGAAAGAGCGCTGACTTTTGCGGAACGCAAGGAAATACAGCAGCGGTTGACCCGCGCAGGGTTCAACACACAAGGCGTTGACGGGCGTATTGGTCCAAACACGATTGACGCAATCCGCGCCTTTCAACGCAACCGTGGTCTGGTTCCTGATGGCTATGCCTCGTCAGCTTTGCTGCAAAAACTGCGGTGA
- the rnr gene encoding ribonuclease R codes for MSSLPTKNDILEWIEQNPTLTAKRDIAKAFGIKGAARIDLKRVLKELEADGHLEKRNRSYQDPERLPPVSVLQITGPDDDGDLYAKPMEWHGTGQEPIVLLIPRASDPAMGAGDRILARLTLVKNDTHHYEARLIRRIGTNPRRVVGVFRQTAEGGRIQPIDKGSDKEWQVASGATHGAKDGELVEAEQAGPKARMGLPRARIVERLGDPSAPKAVSLIAIHQHGIPDSFPDDVIAAADAAKPVGPEGRKDLRDLPLITIDPSDARDHDDACFAHADEDPKNEGGHVVWVAIADVAAYVTPGSALDREARKRGNSTYFPDRVVPMLPDRLSGDLCSLHEGVPRACIAVEMVLDADGNKLRHRFYRALMQSPASLHYEEVQAAIDGTANERTQPLLEPVLKPLYAAYAALVTARARRQPLELDLPERRIELAEDGTVTSVSFKERLDAHRLIEEFMVLANVAAAETLIEKKSPLLFRVHEEPSPEKLDALRETARASGYNLAKGQVLKTAHLNRLLQEAAGSDEAELINISTLRSMTQAYYGPINLGHFGLALPRYAHFTSPIRRYADLIVHRALISAHGWGKDGLRPEDADGLEDTGTHISDTERRSMVAERDTTDRYLASYLSERVGSEFTGRVSGIARFGIFVKLDETGADGLVPMRSIGNEYFHFDAETMTLMGADSGQIIGLGQRATVRLAEAAPITGGIALELLELEGAKLAQGRRSPAGRTPRKRGVKAKRKADKIKRKVKRSRS; via the coding sequence ATGAGCAGCCTGCCCACAAAAAACGACATCCTTGAGTGGATTGAACAAAACCCGACCCTGACCGCCAAGCGCGACATCGCCAAGGCGTTCGGCATCAAGGGGGCCGCGCGGATTGATCTCAAGCGCGTGCTCAAGGAACTTGAGGCCGATGGCCACCTTGAAAAGCGCAACCGCAGCTATCAGGACCCCGAACGCCTGCCGCCGGTCAGCGTCTTGCAGATCACCGGGCCGGATGACGACGGTGATCTGTATGCCAAACCCATGGAATGGCACGGCACCGGGCAGGAACCCATCGTCCTGCTGATACCTCGTGCGTCCGATCCGGCGATGGGCGCGGGGGATCGTATCCTCGCGCGTCTGACGTTGGTCAAGAACGATACACATCACTATGAGGCGCGCCTGATCCGCCGCATCGGCACGAACCCACGCCGTGTTGTCGGCGTGTTCCGCCAGACGGCTGAGGGTGGGCGCATCCAGCCGATTGATAAAGGGTCGGACAAGGAATGGCAGGTTGCCAGCGGGGCAACACATGGTGCCAAGGACGGCGAACTGGTCGAGGCAGAACAAGCCGGACCCAAGGCACGGATGGGATTGCCGCGCGCGCGGATCGTTGAACGCTTGGGCGATCCATCGGCGCCCAAGGCGGTATCGCTGATTGCGATCCACCAGCATGGTATCCCAGACAGCTTTCCCGATGATGTGATCGCAGCGGCAGATGCCGCAAAACCCGTTGGCCCTGAAGGTCGCAAGGATTTGCGCGACCTTCCGTTGATCACCATCGACCCGTCGGATGCGCGGGATCATGATGACGCCTGTTTCGCGCATGCAGATGAGGACCCGAAAAACGAGGGCGGGCATGTGGTCTGGGTCGCGATTGCGGATGTTGCAGCCTATGTGACGCCGGGGAGCGCACTGGATCGCGAGGCGCGCAAGCGGGGCAACTCCACCTATTTCCCGGACCGCGTGGTGCCGATGCTGCCGGACCGGTTGTCCGGTGATCTGTGTTCTCTGCACGAAGGGGTGCCACGGGCCTGCATCGCGGTCGAGATGGTCCTTGATGCCGACGGAAACAAACTGCGCCACCGCTTTTACCGCGCCTTGATGCAATCACCTGCCTCCCTGCACTATGAAGAGGTGCAAGCCGCCATCGACGGCACGGCGAATGAACGCACACAGCCCCTGTTGGAGCCTGTTTTAAAACCGCTCTACGCCGCTTACGCTGCCCTTGTGACGGCGCGCGCCCGGCGTCAACCGCTTGAGCTGGATTTGCCAGAGCGGCGCATCGAATTGGCGGAGGATGGCACCGTCACCTCCGTCAGCTTCAAAGAGCGGCTCGATGCGCATCGCCTGATCGAAGAATTCATGGTGCTGGCGAATGTCGCCGCCGCCGAGACGCTGATCGAAAAGAAATCCCCGCTGCTGTTCCGCGTTCATGAAGAACCAAGCCCGGAGAAACTGGATGCGCTGCGCGAAACCGCCCGCGCCAGCGGGTATAATCTGGCCAAGGGTCAGGTGCTCAAGACCGCGCATCTGAATCGCTTGTTGCAGGAGGCTGCGGGCAGTGACGAGGCGGAGCTGATCAACATCTCCACCCTGCGTTCGATGACGCAGGCCTATTATGGGCCGATCAATCTGGGCCATTTCGGACTGGCCTTGCCGCGCTATGCGCATTTCACCTCCCCCATTCGGCGCTATGCCGATCTGATCGTGCACCGCGCTTTGATTTCTGCCCATGGGTGGGGCAAGGACGGTTTGCGGCCCGAAGACGCAGACGGCCTCGAAGACACCGGCACGCATATCTCGGACACCGAGCGTCGTTCGATGGTTGCGGAACGCGACACGACCGACCGTTACCTTGCCTCCTATCTAAGCGAACGGGTTGGCAGCGAATTTACCGGGCGCGTCAGTGGCATCGCGCGCTTTGGCATCTTTGTTAAGCTGGACGAGACGGGGGCGGATGGTTTGGTGCCGATGCGTTCCATCGGCAACGAGTATTTTCATTTCGACGCGGAAACCATGACCCTGATGGGCGCAGACAGCGGTCAGATCATTGGTCTTGGACAGCGCGCCACCGTCCGTCTGGCAGAGGCGGCACCCATCACCGGCGGGATCGCGCTTGAGCTGCTGGAACTTGAGGGCGCGAAACTGGCGCAGGGGCGCAGATCACCTGCGGGACGCACGCCGCGCAAGCGCGGTGTCAAAGCCAAGCGCAAGGCGGATAAAATCAAACGCAAGGTGAAACGCAGCCGGAGCTAA
- a CDS encoding TIGR00730 family Rossman fold protein, producing MNRRHPLRHASADRKAIREVPDTPQTRAPQYRLAFADDDFLCREELRPVRLQLELLKPQMHLDALGINSTIVLFGGARIPSPSSKDSAATKTLADLSHFYDEAREFARLMTLKSMEAEGKEHVIVTGGGPGVMEAGNRGAMDAGGRSIGLNIVLPHEQAPNSYVTPELCFNFHYFAIRKMHFLMRASAICVFPGGFGTLDELFEALTLIQTGRMQPVPVLLFGRKFWDSIINWDALADAGTISAEDLELFSFVESATEAMEVIDRWQDTPTRATMPGR from the coding sequence ATGAACCGACGCCACCCTTTGCGCCACGCCTCTGCCGACCGAAAAGCCATTCGCGAGGTCCCGGACACACCGCAGACCCGCGCGCCGCAGTATCGGCTCGCCTTTGCGGATGATGACTTTTTGTGCCGTGAGGAATTGCGCCCGGTCCGGCTGCAACTGGAATTGCTGAAACCTCAGATGCATCTGGACGCGCTTGGCATCAACAGCACCATCGTGCTTTTTGGCGGCGCGCGTATCCCGAGCCCGTCGAGCAAGGATAGCGCTGCGACTAAAACACTGGCTGATTTATCGCATTTCTACGACGAAGCGCGGGAGTTTGCGCGGCTGATGACCCTCAAGAGCATGGAAGCCGAGGGCAAGGAACATGTGATCGTGACCGGGGGTGGCCCCGGCGTGATGGAAGCGGGCAACCGCGGTGCAATGGACGCGGGCGGGCGGTCCATCGGTCTGAACATTGTGCTGCCGCACGAACAGGCCCCGAATTCCTATGTGACGCCTGAATTATGCTTTAATTTCCACTATTTCGCGATCCGCAAGATGCATTTCCTGATGCGGGCCAGCGCCATCTGCGTCTTTCCCGGCGGCTTTGGCACGTTGGATGAGCTGTTCGAGGCGCTGACGTTGATACAGACCGGACGCATGCAGCCCGTCCCGGTTCTGCTTTTTGGGCGCAAGTTCTGGGACAGTATCATCAACTGGGATGCGCTGGCCGATGCGGGCACGATTTCTGCGGAAGACCTTGAGCTGTTCAGTTTCGTGGAAAGTGCAACTGAGGCGATGGAAGTAATTGACCGCTGGCAGGACACGCCGACCCGCGCCACAATGCCGGGTCGTTAA
- the dapE gene encoding succinyl-diaminopimelate desuccinylase gives MTAVDPVRLTADLVRCASVTPADEGALDILHDVLSDAGFDCAWADRGGIRNLFARWGSKGHPKTFGFNGHTDVVPIGNADDWSMPPFGAEVKDGIMYGRGTTDMKSGVAAFAAAALDFVRDTPPDGAIVLAITGDEEGDAIDGTTALLAYMAAQDEQMSACLVGEPTCPDRMGEMIKIGRRGSMTAWITVTGKQGHAAYPHRACNPLPALMRLMDRLASHKLDEGTEFFDPSTLAIVTVDTGNPATNVIPASCSGTVNIRFNDAHSGASLTEWIKTELSKIEAEFGVQTGLRIKISGESFLTPPGPLSALVSKAVKAQTGIEPVLSTTGGTSDARFVKDHCPVVEFGLVGQSMHQVDEHVKTDHIVELKAIYSRILTDYFA, from the coding sequence ATGACCGCTGTTGATCCTGTTCGTCTGACCGCTGATCTGGTCCGTTGCGCATCCGTGACGCCTGCCGATGAGGGCGCGCTGGATATCCTCCACGACGTGCTCAGCGATGCGGGGTTTGACTGTGCATGGGCCGACCGCGGCGGCATTCGCAACCTCTTCGCGCGCTGGGGCAGCAAGGGGCACCCTAAGACTTTTGGCTTTAACGGGCATACGGATGTTGTGCCGATTGGCAATGCGGATGACTGGTCCATGCCGCCTTTTGGCGCTGAGGTCAAAGATGGCATCATGTACGGGCGTGGCACCACGGATATGAAATCAGGCGTTGCGGCTTTTGCCGCCGCTGCGCTGGATTTCGTGCGCGACACGCCCCCCGATGGGGCGATTGTGCTGGCCATCACCGGGGACGAAGAGGGTGATGCAATCGACGGCACGACTGCGTTGTTGGCCTATATGGCGGCGCAGGACGAACAGATGAGCGCCTGTCTCGTCGGAGAGCCCACATGCCCGGATCGCATGGGCGAGATGATCAAGATCGGACGCCGTGGATCAATGACCGCATGGATCACAGTGACCGGCAAGCAGGGGCATGCCGCCTACCCCCACCGCGCATGCAACCCGCTGCCCGCACTTATGCGCCTGATGGACCGGCTGGCCAGCCATAAGCTCGATGAGGGCACCGAGTTTTTTGACCCCTCGACGCTGGCAATTGTCACGGTGGATACCGGTAACCCTGCCACGAACGTCATTCCCGCAAGTTGCTCCGGCACGGTGAATATCCGGTTCAATGATGCACATAGCGGTGCATCCCTGACCGAGTGGATCAAGACAGAACTGTCCAAGATAGAGGCTGAATTCGGGGTCCAGACCGGCCTGCGGATCAAGATTTCGGGGGAGAGTTTTCTGACCCCGCCCGGCCCCCTGTCCGCGCTCGTCAGCAAGGCGGTGAAAGCGCAAACCGGTATCGAGCCGGTGCTCAGCACCACGGGGGGCACATCAGATGCGCGCTTTGTCAAAGATCACTGCCCGGTGGTTGAGTTCGGTCTGGTCGGTCAATCCATGCATCAGGTCGATGAGCACGTCAAAACCGATCACATCGTCGAGCTGAAAGCGATCTATTCGAGAATACTCACCGACTATTTTGCATGA